AGCACGAAAACAGCGTGATGTCGCGCTCCACCAGCAGTTGCTGGTACTGGTAGCGGTTTTCGAACAGCCGTACCTCGGGCCGGTGCTCGGGGTTAAGGCCCTTAAACCATTCTTGCACAAACATTTTAGCCACGCGCTGGGGCGTGCCGGCCAGGCTATCGTCGGTCAGGTCGAGGCCCAGCTCCTGCATAATAGCCCGAAAGTGGCCGCTGATGGCCCCAATTTTTTCCTCGTCGGGGCGGGCAAAGGCGTCGGGGCGCAGGGGTGTGCGCAGGCCAGCGGGCAAGTGGGCGTCGGGGTGGCGCCCGCTAGGGTGGTCGGCAGGCGGCCCGGCAAAATTATTCTCCATAGTAATCCACAAAATTACGGTCGGTTTCGTGGAGCGTCACGGCCAGCGTCAGTGCGGCCGGCAGCGCCGCCCGCAGCCGCCGCCAAATGACGACGGCAATGTTCTCGGCCGTGGGGTTAAGCTCCCGAAAATCCTCCGTATCGAGGTTGAGATTGCGGTGGTCAAAACGATTGAGCACCTGGGTTTTGATGATGTCGCTCAGCTGCTTCAGGTCAAAGACGTAGCCCGTATCAGGGTCTATGTCGCCGGTCAGACGCACGGTCAGGTTATAATTGTGGCCGTGGTAGTTGGGGTTGTTGCACTTGCCAAACACCTGCTGGTTGCGCGTCGCATCCCAGGCCGGATTGTGCAGGCGGTGGGCCGCGTTGAAGTGTTCGGAGCGGCAGATAGTGAGCTGAGGCATGGGGGTTAAAACCGCTGGCATCGGCTTTTGTTGAGCCGGCGCCAGGTAAGCAGCTTGTTGGATTTAACAAATAAAAAAAGTAATACTTTCTCGGTCTTTGGCTCGCTTCTTTTTCGGTCGCCGTTGTACTTAACGCATAAAAAATTAACTCAGCGAAAAAAATGCGTTTTCACCTCACACAGTTGCGATAAAGTGCTTAAATTTGGGCGGTGAGAGAACCATACTGAGTTCACTTCTTTCGTTTTTACTTCTTCTACTTATCTTTTTTTACCCGATGAAACGAAACGTTCTACTTCTTTTTTTGCTATTGCTAGGGGCTTTACACGCATCAGCCCAGCGCTCGCCGGTGGATGAAGCCGACCAGAATATCAACAATATTCCGCGCAAAGGCCAGCGGGTTAGCCTGCAGCTCGACAACAAGCGGGTGGAAACGTCCTGGATTAAGCAGCTAAACGAGCAATTTCCGGGCAAGGTGAAGAACAACAAAGGCATTATCACGATGGACGGCGTGACGATTCCGGATGTTTCGCCCACGCCGGTGCGGGTTATCAGCCGCGTCGATGCCCTGCCCACCGGCACGGGCGTGTGGTGGAGCATCGACCTAGGCAACGCCTACCTGGGCCAGGCTTCGACCCCGACGCAGTGGAAAGCCGCTGAAAAATACCTGAAGGACTTTGCCCGCTCGATGTACCGCGAAGACCTCGTGGCGCAGATTACCGATGCCGAAAAGGCGCTGGTGACCTCGCAAAACAACCACATGGCCGTTATCGGCAAGGCCGATGCCATTAAGAAAGATATTGAGCGCAACAAGGCCCGTAAGCTCGAAATTCAGCAGCAGCTGGCTGCCAATGCTGCTGAATTGCAGCAGCTTAACAATCAGGTTGACTCGAACCTGAAGGAGCAGGAAGCTGCCCGCGCCGACATTGTGAACATGCGCGTGGCCCTGGAGGCCGTGAAAGAGCGCATGAGCAAAATTGAATAACCTCCTTCTGCATAAGTACCGAAACCCCGCCGGGCCCCGGCGGGGTTTTTTATTGGCCGTAGGCTAACCCGCGCCCACTGCCTTGCGTTGAGGACCCGGACAAGCCCTTTGGTTTGCCCACCCATTTCCCTTAAGTCCGCATCATGGAAAAGACCGAAGTTCAACACCAAGTACACCTGGAAGGCGCCATTAAAATCCTGACTGGCGACCTCAGCGAAGAAGCCAGCCGCGCCGGCATCGACAACCAGCTGCAACGGTGGATTGAAGACCTGAAAGCCACCCACAACGCCGAGTTTCACCAGCTGGTAACCGACCTGCAAGCCCTGAAGGCGCTGCTGCACGGCGGCACTTACGATGGCGACCAGGTAGGCCGCCTGCTGCACCACTTAGGTACCGAAACTACCCGCACGGCGCACTTTGCCGAGGGCAACACCCGCACGCACGTCGAGAAGCTGGGCGCCGCCCTGCTCGCCGCCGCCGGCCAGCTGCAAGGCCCCAGCACCACGCCCGAGCAAGACCTGAAGCACAATAACCAGGGGCTCGATACCCAGGCGTAGTACGCAGCCTATCGCTAGCCTCCCTTTTTTGAAGCGGTGTTGCGCAGCCTGTCTAGGGTGCGCGACACCGCTTTTGAGTAGCCAGCCAGTTCCTGAAAGCTACCCAATGGTAATTTTATTATATGAAAATATTTGTATATTACACCTTGTCGGATACGGTTCGAACGCAGCTTGAGCAGGGGCTGCCCGTGGAGTGTGAAGTGACCTATGCCAGCGATTTGCCCGCCGCTGAGCAAGCCGCCGCGTGCCGGCAAACGGAGCTGCTATTTGGTAATCCGCCGCCCGAATGGCTGGCGGGCAAGCTGCCGCACCTGCGGCTGTGGCAGCTCGACTCGGCAGGGTTCGACCGCTACCAGGGGCTAGCAGTAGCGGCACCGGTGGCTAACATGGGCGATTATTTTGCCTGGCCCTGCGCCGAGACTATGGTGGCGGGCCTGCTAGCCTTCTACCGCGCCTTGCCCGAGCTGCTGCGCCTGCAAGCCGAGCGGCGCTGGGTGGGAGCTCCCATCCGGGGGCGCATGGGGCTGCTGCGCGATAAGCGCGTCATTATCCTGGGGGCCGGCGCCATTGCGCGGGCCGTGCGCCAGCAGCTCAGCGGCTTTGGCTGCGCGGTGCAGCTGCTAGCCCGCACCCACCCGCAGGCGCAGCTGCGCTCGCGGGCCGACCTGCGAATGGCTTTGCCGCACACTACTATTGTGGTAAACTGCCTGCCCGGCAGCGCCGATAAGTATTTTGCGGCCGAAGAATTTGCCGCGCTGCCGCCTGGCAGTATCTACGCCAGCGTAGGTCGGGGCAATACTACCGACGAGCCTGCGCTGCTCGCGGCGCTGCAAGCCGGCCACCTGGCCGGGGCGGTGCTCGACGTAACCGAAACCGAGCCGCTACCGGCTAGCCACCCCTTCTGGACTATGCCGCAGGTGCTGCTGACCCAGCACACCGGCGGTGGCCAGCCCCATGAAGCCGAAGGCAAAGTAGCCCAGCTGCTTCGCAACCTGGCGCACCTGCAAGCCGGCCGGCCCCTCGAAAACCTGGTGACTTTGCAGCGCGGGTATTAAGAACGAGCAGCAGACTGCTCACTGCTCACTGGCAGCTGTTTAGCCGGCTGTTGCAACAACTCGGCGGCTTCCTCGTCGGTAAGCACGCGGGCTTCGGTGTCCCCGTCGGGGAAGAGCAGACGGCTGGCGGCCTGGCGCAGCTCATCGAGGCGCGCCAGGGCATCGGCCACGGTGGGGTGGGCTTCGAGGCGGGCCAGCAGGCCACTGGCACGGGCCGCTTGAAACAGCTTTTCGAGCACAAACGGCAGCACCCAGCCGGCCACGTTAGTCATAAAAGCCCCGCGCAACCCCAGGCGCAGCAGCAGGCGGGCGGCCATGCGCTCCAGCAGCAGCGCCTTGGCGGCGGGCAACGCCTTATCAGCCAGAAAGTCGGCCACCAGGCGGGCGTGGCCGCTCTGAATTTCGGCCCGCAGCACCTCCTGCACCGAGTCGAGGGCACGCTGGGCTAGCCGCCGAAACAAGCGGCCCGTTTGCCAGGCCCGCAGGCTGGTTTGGCGGGCCGCATCGAGTACCTGGCCGGGAAAAGCAGTGGGAAGCGAAAAGTATTTCATAAAGCAGCAAGCCAGCGTAGCGGCGCGGCCTATTCATACGGCCAGCTCCGGGCAAAGGACATAAATGAGCCGGCTAAAAGCTTTTATCTAGAAAATGTTTTTTAGCTAAAAAACTACTATTTAATAAGATAGTGCCAAGGGTTTAAGCTGGTGGCCTCGTTCGGTAGGAGACCTGAAACCTGCGTCTGACTTTTACTGTTAGAAAGCGATATTGGCAAAATTATGAGATAAAAGAGGAGAAACGTATTTTGCCAGCTACTCCGAATACTTGTCTCACAACCGGCTCGCCTTTTTCTACATGTCCGATTTATTGCTCGATATCAACCTCCAACAAGTGCCGGATAGCTACTTGGCCGGTGCTTGGCGGGTAGCGCGCCGGGTAGTTAATCGTGCCGACCCCGACAGTCCGCTGGCCCAAGCCACCAACCTGGTACTCAACGACGACCTGCTGCAATTGCAGGCCCCCTCGCTGCACGAAACCGGCAGTTGGGCCGTGCAGCGCGATGAATTGCTGAACCGGCCCTACCTGCGCCTCAATTTTCCGACCGAGGAAATGAAGGCCCTCGTGACGCGCCTGCGCCGCACCGCCGATGGCGCGCGCAGCCAGCTCAACCTGTATTTCAGCTCGGGCCTCGAAATGCAGCTCGACCGTCCCTAGCGCTTGATTATCAGTTGTTTTTAGTTGCTCTAGCCGTTTTTTCTTCCCGTGATTACTCCCGCCGCGCCTGGCTTACCCCAAAAAACTGAGGACGAGTTTCTGTTTCTGGCCGATTTTATTCCGCAGCTGGTCTGGATAACCGACCCGACGGGCTTTCATACCTATTTCAACCAGCGCTGGATTGATTATACCGGCTACACGCTGGCCGACAGTGTGGGGCCCGATATGTGGAACAACCTGCTGCATCCCGACGACCAGGAGCGAGCCCGCCGGGTGTGGGGCCACTCGCTGGCTACCGGCGACGACTACGAAATAGAATACCGCTTTAAGTCCAAAGCCGGCGATTACCGCTGGTTTTTGGGCCAGGCGCTGCCCCGGCGCAATGAGGCGGGCCAAATCATGACGTGGTTTGGCACCTGCACCGACATTCACGACCAGAAGCTAGCCAGCAACAAGCTAAAAGAGCGGGAAGAGGAATTTGCAACGCTGGCCGATAACATCTCGCAGCTAGCCTGGATGGCCCGGCCCGATGGTCACATCTACTGGTACAACAAGCGCTGGTACAAATACACCGGCACTGACCTGGCCGAAATGGAAGGCTGGGGCTGGGAAAAAGTGCATCACCCCGACCACATCAAGCCCGTAGTTGACTTCGTGAAGCAGGCCTGGGACAAGGGCGAGCCGTGGGAATTGACGTTCCCGCTGCGCCGCAACGATGGCGAGTACCGCTGGTTTTTGACCCGCGCCGTGCCCGTGCGCGACGAGCAGGGCCGCACAGTGCGCTGGCTAGGCACCAATACCGACATAACGGAGATGCGCCAGCTGCAAGAGCAGCTCCAAAACTCGTACAACGACCTCGAAGCCAAAGTCACCTTCCGCAACTTGGAGCTGGAGCACGAGGTGCAGCGCCTGCGCAAGCAGCTTGGGCCGCAGTAAGGCAACACCAAGGAATTCAGAAAAGCCGGCCCTGGGCCGGCTTTTTTTAGTAACAAGCCTGCCTGTGAGCCGGCAAAACGGCGGCCGTACCTTTACGGCGGGCTAGCCCCCTTGGCTCGCCGGCCCTAGCTTTCTGCGTGATGAACAAAATTTATTGCCCCAGCCTGACTGAGTATAAGCGCCGCGTGGCGCGCGTGGTGAACATCGGCGGCGTGCCGCTGGGCGGCGACTATCCCATCCGGGTGCAGAGCATGACCACCGTGGATACGATGGACACGCTGGGCTCGGTAGAGCAGACGCTGCGCATGGTGGAGGCTGGCTGCGAATACGTGCGCATCACGGCCCCCAGCGTGAAGGAGGCGCAGAACCTGCTGGCTATCAAGAAGGAGCTACGGGCGCGCGGCTGCAACGTGCCGCTCATTGCTGATATTCACTTCACGCCCAACGCCGCCGAGCTAGCCGCCCGCATCGTGGAGAAAGTGCGCGTGAACCCCGGCAACTACGCCGATAAGAAGAAATTCGAGGAAATTGACTACACCGACGCCAGCTATGCGGCCGAGGTCGAGCGCATTCGTGAGCGGTTCCGGCCGCTGGTCAAGATTTGCAAGGAGCACGGCACGGCCATGCGCATCGGCACCAACCACGGCTCGCTTTCGGATAGAATCCTGAGCCGCTACGGCGATACGCCGCTCGGCATGGTGGAGTCGGCGCTGGAGTTTTTGCGTCTCTGCGAAGAAGAAAACTATTATGACGTGGTGCTGAGCATGAAAGCCAGCAACACCCAGGTGATGGTGCAGGCCTACCGCCTGCTGGTGCAGAAGCTCGACGAGGAAGGCCTGCAGCCTTACCCGCTGCACCTGGGTGTTACGGAGGCCGGCGAGGCCGAGGACGGCCGCATCAAGAGCGCCGTGGGCATCGGCACGCTGCTCGAAGACGGGCTCGGCGACACCGTGCGCGTGAGCCTGACCGAAGCGCCCGAAGCTGAGGCGCCGGTGGCCAAGATGCTGATTGACCGCTACGTGGGTCGCGCCGCGCTAGCCCAGCCCATCAGGCCGCTGACTGGCCCCGAGCCGCTGGACCCTTTCCAGTACCATCGCCGGACTACGCACGAGGTGCTCAATATTGGTGGGCTGAACGTGCCGCGCGTAATGGCTGACTTTTCGCGCCTGCCGCAGCGCGAGTATGCCGACCTGCGCGCGGCCGGCCACCTCTATTCGCCCTTCCTCGACAAGTTTCAGATGTCGGACCTGGGCGCCGACTACGTGTTTACGGGCGAGCGGCCGCTGCCTTATATGCTGCCCAATGGCCTGAAGGAAATCGTGACCTATCCGGCCTGGGTAGACGCGGGCCGGCGCCCGCAGCATTTTCCGCTCATAACGGCCGGCACCTACATGCAGGCT
The genomic region above belongs to Hymenobacter sp. BRD128 and contains:
- a CDS encoding D-2-hydroxyacid dehydrogenase; translated protein: MKIFVYYTLSDTVRTQLEQGLPVECEVTYASDLPAAEQAAACRQTELLFGNPPPEWLAGKLPHLRLWQLDSAGFDRYQGLAVAAPVANMGDYFAWPCAETMVAGLLAFYRALPELLRLQAERRWVGAPIRGRMGLLRDKRVIILGAGAIARAVRQQLSGFGCAVQLLARTHPQAQLRSRADLRMALPHTTIVVNCLPGSADKYFAAEEFAALPPGSIYASVGRGNTTDEPALLAALQAGHLAGAVLDVTETEPLPASHPFWTMPQVLLTQHTGGGQPHEAEGKVAQLLRNLAHLQAGRPLENLVTLQRGY
- the folE gene encoding GTP cyclohydrolase I FolE, which codes for MENNFAGPPADHPSGRHPDAHLPAGLRTPLRPDAFARPDEEKIGAISGHFRAIMQELGLDLTDDSLAGTPQRVAKMFVQEWFKGLNPEHRPEVRLFENRYQYQQLLVERDITLFSCCEHHFVPIIGKAHVAYLPGKHVVGLSKLNRVVQYYARRPQVQERLTRQVAEHLRQSLGTDDVAVLIEADHLCVMSRGVNDTSSSTITSEYGGKFLADSNLRNEFLRQIGK
- a CDS encoding 6-carboxytetrahydropterin synthase — encoded protein: MPQLTICRSEHFNAAHRLHNPAWDATRNQQVFGKCNNPNYHGHNYNLTVRLTGDIDPDTGYVFDLKQLSDIIKTQVLNRFDHRNLNLDTEDFRELNPTAENIAVVIWRRLRAALPAALTLAVTLHETDRNFVDYYGE
- a CDS encoding PAS domain-containing protein — translated: MITPAAPGLPQKTEDEFLFLADFIPQLVWITDPTGFHTYFNQRWIDYTGYTLADSVGPDMWNNLLHPDDQERARRVWGHSLATGDDYEIEYRFKSKAGDYRWFLGQALPRRNEAGQIMTWFGTCTDIHDQKLASNKLKEREEEFATLADNISQLAWMARPDGHIYWYNKRWYKYTGTDLAEMEGWGWEKVHHPDHIKPVVDFVKQAWDKGEPWELTFPLRRNDGEYRWFLTRAVPVRDEQGRTVRWLGTNTDITEMRQLQEQLQNSYNDLEAKVTFRNLELEHEVQRLRKQLGPQ
- the ispG gene encoding (E)-4-hydroxy-3-methylbut-2-enyl-diphosphate synthase; translated protein: MNKIYCPSLTEYKRRVARVVNIGGVPLGGDYPIRVQSMTTVDTMDTLGSVEQTLRMVEAGCEYVRITAPSVKEAQNLLAIKKELRARGCNVPLIADIHFTPNAAELAARIVEKVRVNPGNYADKKKFEEIDYTDASYAAEVERIRERFRPLVKICKEHGTAMRIGTNHGSLSDRILSRYGDTPLGMVESALEFLRLCEEENYYDVVLSMKASNTQVMVQAYRLLVQKLDEEGLQPYPLHLGVTEAGEAEDGRIKSAVGIGTLLEDGLGDTVRVSLTEAPEAEAPVAKMLIDRYVGRAALAQPIRPLTGPEPLDPFQYHRRTTHEVLNIGGLNVPRVMADFSRLPQREYADLRAAGHLYSPFLDKFQMSDLGADYVFTGERPLPYMLPNGLKEIVTYPAWVDAGRRPQHFPLITAGTYMQASPSQLHPQLNFLLLETSALDQPLFNRLRADATVVVVLETTNAHAMPDLRRAFFDLIEQQITCPVIICRCYPLQAPAQTQLDAATDAGGLLIDGLGDGLALGARFLPSSLPQAEWLDELTNLNQLAFGILQAARTRMSKTEYISCPSCGRTLFDLQETTAMIRQRTDHLKGIKIGIMGCIVNGPGEMADADYGYVGVGKGKIALYRGQEVIKKAVPEERAVDELIELMREDGKWIEKEVVDEPVGV